From the genome of Clostridium sp. BNL1100, one region includes:
- a CDS encoding TIGR02530 family flagellar biosynthesis protein: protein MVINNNYSNRIIKPPLTTGKVQTGNPRNVNNNASGVNFENFLQQAIDKGSGVKFSKHAEMRMQARNIDLTQTQKDKISNAVSKAQQKGIKDSLVILDDMAFVVNVNSKTVVTAVNNSELKENVFTNIDGAIFA, encoded by the coding sequence ATGGTAATCAATAATAATTATTCAAACAGGATAATTAAGCCGCCATTAACAACCGGGAAGGTTCAAACGGGGAATCCCAGAAATGTCAACAACAATGCTTCAGGAGTTAATTTTGAAAATTTTCTTCAGCAGGCGATTGACAAGGGTTCCGGAGTTAAATTTTCAAAGCATGCTGAAATGAGAATGCAAGCCAGAAATATTGATCTTACCCAGACTCAAAAAGATAAGATCAGTAATGCAGTTTCAAAAGCTCAGCAGAAAGGGATTAAGGACTCGCTGGTAATACTTGATGACATGGCATTTGTTGTTAACGTAAACAGTAAAACGGTTGTAACGGCAGTGAACAATAGTGAGTTAAAAGAAAACGTATTTACAAACATTGATGGTGCAATTTTTGCATAG
- a CDS encoding flagellar hook capping FlgD N-terminal domain-containing protein has protein sequence MAQTSGINNSLTIDQIIESTKSKQEAAARKTGGELGKNDFLNLLVTQLRYQDPLQPVDDKEFIAQMAQFSSLEQMQNMNGSMTKSQAFTLIGKVITATTSDDKTLEVNSVQGTVTSVKMKDGKTFVVVNNKDVDVDSITQVDDALYNSYENLADFSNLLGYKVKGAVYDSSNGNVIYLSGNVKQIQRGANEDYAVMDGVNVEIAEVTGSTAVDPNYIKNYLEQKVNGTTEADKQVKVTIKDSTTGAKVPVTATLKSYSIDENTGKVTAVLDNMYISVYSVSNIQKP, from the coding sequence ATGGCACAAACCAGCGGAATAAATAACTCACTTACAATTGATCAGATAATTGAAAGTACCAAGAGCAAGCAGGAGGCAGCTGCCAGAAAAACCGGCGGTGAGCTTGGAAAAAATGATTTTCTTAATCTTTTAGTAACACAGTTAAGATATCAGGATCCATTACAACCTGTAGACGACAAAGAGTTTATAGCCCAAATGGCTCAGTTCAGTTCTCTGGAACAAATGCAGAATATGAACGGTTCAATGACTAAATCTCAGGCATTCACCCTGATAGGAAAGGTTATTACTGCAACAACATCAGATGACAAAACTCTTGAAGTTAATTCCGTACAGGGTACAGTTACAAGTGTTAAAATGAAGGACGGAAAAACCTTTGTTGTGGTTAATAACAAGGACGTTGACGTAGACAGTATTACACAGGTTGATGACGCACTTTACAATTCCTATGAAAACCTGGCTGACTTTTCAAATCTGTTAGGTTATAAAGTAAAAGGTGCGGTATACGATTCATCTAATGGCAACGTTATTTATCTCTCAGGAAATGTTAAGCAGATTCAGAGAGGTGCAAATGAGGACTATGCGGTAATGGACGGAGTAAACGTTGAAATTGCCGAAGTAACAGGCTCGACTGCTGTAGATCCGAATTATATTAAGAACTATCTTGAACAAAAGGTAAACGGAACAACCGAAGCCGATAAGCAGGTTAAGGTAACCATAAAGGATAGTACCACAGGAGCAAAGGTACCTGTTACAGCAACATTGAAGAGCTATAGTATAGATGAAAACACAGGTAAGGTAACCGCAGTACTTGATAACATGTACATATCGGTATACAGTGTATCAAACATACAAAAGCCATAG
- a CDS encoding flagellar hook-length control protein FliK, producing the protein MIMTSSNLLKLNLNQDSGNDILNIKSKTTQSSPGTSFKSVLDNTVNNYSKRNETAANNNVGQDNDSKTKFKSFAEVQLSKKSVSTKSVVQADSNKELANVSTDEAQASEKYDDQILALAQMLGIAPGQLVDLAKQLGFSLKDLKNVDKLTVFMQKVSDLLELNDKQKDILLKLATEVTKQIKPESVAVTENSNNIPASEDINPQAGKVSIDLSKVALSVKEKLDTLIENGQNNPGLISDEAAKIIAVMKSQSQSVETAVSQNIDTDVVEEVSLEGDSKKADSDKVHTETKSKDVPKEDNDESTESTKPQLGLQGLNTSAETATTDEQNLTQNFQAVGDVKTVLNNNQIAAEKSVFSVRQPIKTSDVVNQVMEQAKVILGQDKTEMIIQLKPDHLGKLELKVVTEQGIVAAKFIAESQQVKEIIETNMQLLKDSLQKQGIAIDGVSVQVGQENRSENRNQSLTQGKNNGSGNGMKHAEGVTGSTVAGVSLLENLPERLAQYTDDLNTINLTA; encoded by the coding sequence ATGATAATGACAAGTAGTAATTTACTAAAACTTAACTTGAATCAGGACAGCGGTAATGACATTTTGAATATTAAATCCAAAACCACACAGAGTTCACCCGGTACATCTTTTAAATCAGTACTTGATAACACTGTAAACAATTATTCAAAACGTAACGAGACTGCAGCAAACAACAATGTCGGGCAGGATAATGACAGTAAAACGAAGTTTAAGTCATTTGCAGAAGTTCAATTGAGTAAAAAGTCTGTATCTACAAAGTCAGTAGTGCAAGCCGATTCCAATAAGGAATTAGCAAATGTAAGCACAGACGAAGCTCAAGCATCTGAAAAGTATGATGATCAGATATTAGCTCTTGCACAAATGCTGGGGATTGCACCCGGACAGTTGGTTGACTTGGCAAAACAACTTGGTTTCTCGTTGAAAGATCTCAAGAATGTTGACAAACTGACTGTTTTTATGCAAAAGGTATCTGATTTGCTTGAACTAAATGACAAGCAAAAGGACATTCTGCTAAAGTTGGCTACAGAAGTTACAAAACAGATAAAACCTGAGTCAGTAGCCGTTACTGAAAATAGTAATAACATTCCGGCAAGTGAGGATATTAATCCACAGGCAGGAAAGGTGTCTATTGATTTGTCAAAGGTAGCTTTAAGTGTTAAAGAGAAGCTGGACACACTTATTGAAAACGGACAGAATAATCCGGGGCTAATCAGTGATGAAGCAGCTAAAATAATAGCGGTAATGAAATCTCAATCGCAATCAGTGGAAACTGCCGTTTCTCAAAATATTGATACTGATGTTGTAGAGGAAGTATCTCTAGAAGGTGACAGTAAAAAAGCTGATTCCGATAAAGTTCATACTGAAACTAAATCAAAAGATGTGCCCAAGGAAGACAATGATGAAAGTACAGAGTCAACCAAGCCACAGTTGGGACTGCAAGGGTTGAATACTTCAGCTGAAACAGCAACAACAGATGAGCAGAATTTGACTCAGAATTTTCAGGCAGTAGGAGACGTTAAGACCGTCCTAAATAACAACCAGATAGCTGCTGAAAAATCAGTTTTTTCAGTTCGCCAACCAATTAAAACCTCAGACGTTGTAAATCAGGTTATGGAACAGGCTAAAGTGATTCTGGGACAGGATAAAACAGAAATGATCATTCAGCTCAAGCCGGATCACCTAGGAAAGCTTGAACTAAAGGTTGTTACTGAGCAGGGTATTGTAGCTGCAAAATTTATAGCTGAAAGTCAGCAGGTAAAAGAAATTATTGAAACAAACATGCAGTTGCTGAAGGATTCACTGCAAAAGCAGGGCATAGCAATAGACGGTGTGAGTGTTCAGGTTGGACAGGAGAACAGAAGTGAAAACCGTAATCAGAGTTTGACTCAAGGTAAAAATAACGGTTCAGGAAACGGAATGAAGCATGCAGAAGGTGTGACCGGGTCAACTGTTGCCGGAGTAAGTCTTTTGGAGAATCTTCCCGAGAGGTTGGCACAGTATACAGATGATCTTAATACAATTAACCTGACTGCATAG
- the fliJ gene encoding flagellar export protein FliJ, which yields MQKFGFRLESVRNLKVQMEDNAKNNLALASRELEKQKEFLTSLKTTRESSISELNSKVDQGISISQIKAYNNYLSFLKQKITEQKENVYIAQNQVDIRRESLVKAVQERKILDKLREKKYGEFLKEQGKAEQLLIDELNSFKFKDGSGEENAGKY from the coding sequence TTGCAAAAGTTCGGATTTAGACTTGAATCAGTACGGAACCTTAAAGTACAGATGGAGGACAATGCTAAAAATAACCTGGCCTTAGCTTCAAGAGAGTTAGAGAAGCAAAAAGAATTTTTGACCAGTTTGAAAACAACTAGAGAATCTTCTATCAGTGAACTTAATTCAAAGGTAGACCAAGGAATTTCCATTAGTCAAATAAAGGCCTATAATAATTATTTGTCCTTTTTAAAACAAAAAATAACAGAACAGAAAGAAAATGTATATATTGCCCAGAATCAAGTCGATATAAGAAGAGAGAGTCTGGTCAAAGCAGTACAGGAACGAAAGATACTGGATAAACTTAGAGAAAAGAAATATGGCGAGTTCTTGAAGGAACAGGGTAAAGCAGAACAACTATTAATAGATGAGCTTAACAGTTTTAAGTTCAAGGATGGTTCAGGAGAAGAAAATGCCGGAAAATATTAA
- the fliI gene encoding flagellar protein export ATPase FliI, whose translation MSGVNLIKYREALKSKEYIDYIGKVSKVVGLTIESDGPQVSIGNLCNIHIPGGNKLKAEVVGFKDEKVLLMPLGEMLGIGPGSTVSANGDTLKVAVGPELIGRVLDGLGNPIDDKGSLQSKHFYKTDNKPPNPLTRKRISEPLPLGVRAIDGLLTIGKGQRVGIFAGSGVGKSTLMGMVARNTKADINVIALIGERGREVREFLERDLTDEGLARSVVVVATSDQPALIRLKGAMVATAIAEYFRDCGKDVLLLMDSLTRYAMAQREVGLSIGEPPVSRGYTPSVFSVFPKLLERAGTSEKGSITGLYTVLVDGDDLTEPVTDTARGILDGHIVLSRAMANKNHYPAIDVLASVSRVMGDIINKEHKKSANEIKKIMAVHRDAEDLINIGAYVKGSNEKIDYAIESIDDITSFLQQETDEKVTFEDIHSQVLSLLK comes from the coding sequence ATGTCAGGCGTTAACCTAATAAAATACAGGGAAGCATTAAAGTCAAAAGAATATATAGATTATATCGGTAAGGTTTCAAAGGTTGTAGGACTTACTATAGAATCGGATGGCCCCCAGGTGAGTATTGGGAACCTTTGTAATATACATATCCCCGGTGGCAATAAACTTAAAGCAGAAGTAGTAGGCTTTAAGGATGAAAAGGTTTTATTAATGCCCTTGGGTGAAATGCTGGGTATTGGGCCGGGAAGTACTGTTTCAGCCAATGGCGATACATTAAAGGTTGCAGTGGGACCTGAATTGATAGGCCGTGTTTTGGACGGTTTGGGAAACCCGATAGACGATAAGGGAAGCTTGCAATCCAAACATTTTTATAAAACCGATAATAAGCCTCCTAACCCTTTAACCAGAAAAAGGATTTCAGAGCCCTTACCTTTGGGAGTAAGAGCTATTGATGGACTTTTAACAATAGGTAAAGGACAAAGAGTTGGTATTTTTGCCGGTAGTGGTGTCGGTAAGAGCACTTTGATGGGTATGGTTGCTAGAAATACAAAAGCTGATATAAATGTTATTGCTTTAATTGGAGAACGAGGAAGAGAAGTAAGGGAGTTCTTGGAAAGGGATTTAACGGACGAAGGACTGGCAAGGTCAGTAGTTGTAGTAGCTACTTCTGACCAACCTGCATTAATAAGGCTTAAAGGAGCCATGGTTGCCACTGCGATTGCTGAATACTTCAGGGATTGTGGCAAGGATGTACTGCTTTTGATGGATTCATTGACAAGATATGCAATGGCACAAAGAGAAGTAGGACTTTCCATAGGGGAACCTCCTGTTTCACGAGGATATACACCGTCGGTTTTCTCTGTATTTCCGAAATTGCTTGAGAGAGCAGGGACTTCTGAGAAGGGGTCTATAACAGGATTGTACACTGTACTGGTAGATGGTGATGACCTTACGGAACCTGTAACTGATACTGCCAGAGGAATCCTTGACGGACATATTGTCCTGTCAAGAGCAATGGCAAACAAAAATCATTATCCTGCTATTGACGTTCTTGCAAGTGTCAGCAGGGTTATGGGTGACATTATTAATAAAGAACATAAAAAATCTGCCAATGAAATAAAGAAAATAATGGCTGTGCATAGAGACGCAGAGGATTTAATCAATATAGGTGCATATGTAAAAGGAAGTAATGAGAAGATAGACTATGCAATAGAGAGTATTGATGATATAACTTCATTTCTTCAACAGGAAACCGATGAAAAGGTAACGTTTGAGGATATACATTCACAAGTACTTAGTTTACTGAAATAG
- a CDS encoding FliH/SctL family protein, which translates to MSNKIYKNNQVNVGVPFQVKFPVTYQPPVRNIGLKLDLEQDDEDDQQQVDYNAMGQDIINKAKAEADMIIKEALLEAKDILKNASVDVENLKQQVYGEARSEGYEQGLALAKQEYEALIKEAQDIKTQAGIEYKKVLDSLEEDSVNTIIDIAKKVISKELESKQNILLLVKDAFEKCSKDRKAVLKLSEQDFDFVNENKDELESMLERSEEIEIKKDLSLKEGGCIIETSFGSIDASAATKIEKIENDFKDILNESTN; encoded by the coding sequence TTGTCTAATAAGATATATAAAAACAATCAGGTAAATGTAGGCGTTCCGTTTCAAGTTAAGTTTCCTGTAACATACCAGCCTCCCGTAAGAAATATAGGACTTAAACTGGATTTAGAGCAGGACGATGAAGATGACCAGCAACAAGTCGATTATAATGCTATGGGCCAAGACATTATTAATAAGGCCAAAGCAGAAGCAGATATGATAATAAAGGAAGCCTTGCTGGAAGCAAAGGATATTTTAAAAAATGCATCTGTTGATGTTGAAAATCTTAAACAACAGGTTTATGGAGAAGCAAGGTCAGAGGGCTATGAGCAGGGATTAGCTCTAGCAAAACAGGAATATGAAGCTCTTATCAAGGAAGCTCAGGATATTAAGACACAAGCTGGTATTGAATACAAGAAGGTTCTGGATTCTCTGGAAGAGGATTCGGTAAACACCATTATTGATATCGCAAAAAAAGTAATCAGTAAAGAACTGGAAAGTAAGCAGAATATATTGCTCTTGGTTAAGGATGCTTTTGAAAAGTGTTCAAAAGATCGGAAGGCAGTTCTTAAATTAAGTGAGCAGGATTTTGATTTTGTGAACGAGAATAAGGATGAATTGGAATCAATGCTTGAAAGGTCTGAGGAAATTGAAATTAAAAAAGACCTTTCATTAAAAGAAGGTGGCTGCATTATCGAGACTTCTTTCGGCAGCATAGATGCAAGCGCAGCAACTAAAATAGAAAAAATAGAAAATGACTTTAAAGACATATTAAATGAATCAACAAATTAA
- the fliG gene encoding flagellar motor switch protein FliG, producing MAKASAKTEYSGREKAAMLLISLGPDKSAEIFKHLKEDEIEQLTLEIANIRAVSPDEKERVLEEFYQICLAQEYIAEGGIGYAKDILEKALGSQKAVDIINKLTVSLQVRPFDFVRKTDPSQLLNFIQGEHPQTIALILAYLKPHQASVVLSALPQDKQADVARRVATMDRTSPDIIKEVERILEKKLSSLVTEDYTAAGGVQSIVDILNSVDRGTEKFIMETLEIEDTDLAEEIKRRMFVFEDILTLDGRSIQRFLREVDNNQLAVALKGATDDVQKLIFANMSKRLSEMIREDLEFMGPVRLKDVEEAQQKIVNIIRKLEDAGEIVISRGGGDEIIV from the coding sequence TTGGCTAAAGCAAGTGCAAAGACAGAATACAGTGGCAGGGAAAAAGCTGCAATGCTTCTCATTTCCCTTGGCCCTGATAAGTCAGCTGAGATATTCAAGCATTTAAAAGAGGATGAGATAGAGCAGTTAACCTTGGAAATTGCCAACATAAGGGCTGTATCTCCTGATGAAAAGGAAAGAGTTCTTGAGGAGTTCTATCAGATATGTCTTGCACAGGAGTATATTGCCGAAGGTGGTATCGGATATGCAAAAGATATACTTGAGAAGGCTTTAGGCTCACAAAAGGCTGTAGACATAATAAATAAACTTACAGTATCATTACAGGTTAGGCCTTTTGATTTTGTGAGAAAAACTGATCCGTCACAGTTGCTTAACTTTATTCAAGGGGAGCATCCTCAGACAATAGCATTGATACTGGCGTATTTAAAACCACACCAGGCGTCTGTAGTGCTGTCAGCCCTTCCGCAGGACAAGCAAGCAGATGTTGCACGTAGAGTAGCTACGATGGACAGAACATCTCCTGATATAATAAAGGAAGTTGAACGAATCCTTGAAAAAAAACTTTCTTCTTTGGTTACAGAGGATTATACTGCTGCCGGTGGTGTTCAATCAATTGTTGACATCCTCAACTCTGTTGACAGAGGAACGGAAAAATTCATTATGGAAACATTGGAAATCGAAGATACCGATCTTGCAGAAGAAATTAAGAGACGTATGTTCGTATTCGAAGATATTCTTACTCTTGACGGAAGATCAATTCAGAGATTCCTCAGAGAAGTTGATAACAACCAGTTGGCTGTTGCTCTTAAGGGTGCAACAGACGATGTACAGAAGCTTATATTTGCCAATATGTCCAAGCGTCTGAGCGAAATGATCAGAGAAGATTTGGAATTTATGGGACCTGTAAGGCTCAAAGATGTTGAAGAAGCACAACAGAAGATTGTTAATATTATTCGTAAGCTTGAGGATGCAGGCGAGATAGTTATTTCAAGAGGGGGAGGCGACGAAATAATTGTCTAA
- the fliF gene encoding flagellar basal-body MS-ring/collar protein FliF has protein sequence MPEFLTRLLKPLLDFWKGLDKSQRTRIFIITGIVVVSVGIGLFLITRPAYTTVISDASPEDVAAMQKILKEKGISYKLTDDKSGIIVNEKDSDEAHFELSTGYSKNGLTFADALSNLKINTTESDKKHIWQQLDESDIARQLKLFQNIEDANVTIVRPEKTLLIDDSNSKDAKASVVITPKDEISAKQAESIVKLVASSVEGLDPKNVTVVDNKGNVLNTDSDTGIDKTSTQYDMKKKYKNDLEKNVREVLVDQLDSFDTAKVVVNPVLDFDTLTQSSKEFTNPNGADSGAIISRQETKENLKNGDTGGTPGVNSNPGTTPSYPAGSDDSKSYNKSDVTENFQYNETNKQSEKSLGELIPERSSAAITLLYGNRVADDSKLNDEMITQVKNLASMATGIPVENIAITKLKVQPPVVETPSTADTLKNLISNYGLLALLALMVIAFVIIALPKKSKQKLEPAFAVDDDTAITSTKFAYNDIRPEPVPEIDTEERSEVKKQIDKFVKQKPDAVAQLLRNWLTDDYE, from the coding sequence TTGCCAGAATTTTTAACCCGATTGCTCAAGCCGCTTCTTGACTTCTGGAAGGGATTAGATAAATCTCAAAGAACGCGTATTTTTATTATAACAGGTATTGTGGTAGTCTCTGTAGGTATAGGACTATTTTTAATTACAAGGCCGGCTTATACTACTGTTATTAGCGATGCTAGTCCTGAAGATGTTGCTGCAATGCAAAAAATCTTAAAGGAAAAAGGAATTTCATACAAGCTTACTGATGACAAATCAGGAATTATTGTAAATGAAAAGGACAGTGACGAAGCCCATTTTGAATTATCAACAGGTTACTCAAAAAATGGCCTTACTTTCGCTGATGCTCTCAGTAATTTAAAGATAAACACAACGGAAAGTGATAAAAAGCATATCTGGCAGCAGCTTGATGAATCAGATATTGCCAGACAGTTAAAGCTTTTTCAGAATATTGAAGATGCTAATGTGACTATAGTCAGACCTGAAAAGACCCTTTTGATTGATGATAGTAATAGTAAGGACGCAAAGGCGTCGGTTGTTATTACTCCCAAAGATGAAATAAGTGCCAAACAGGCTGAAAGTATAGTAAAGCTAGTTGCAAGCAGTGTTGAGGGGTTGGATCCCAAAAACGTAACTGTTGTGGACAATAAAGGAAACGTACTTAATACAGACAGTGACACCGGGATAGATAAAACGTCCACTCAATACGACATGAAGAAGAAGTACAAAAATGACCTTGAAAAAAATGTAAGAGAAGTATTGGTTGATCAATTAGATAGTTTTGATACAGCCAAAGTAGTTGTAAATCCGGTTCTTGATTTTGATACCTTGACTCAGTCCTCAAAGGAATTTACAAATCCTAATGGTGCAGACTCAGGTGCTATCATTAGCAGACAAGAGACAAAGGAAAATTTAAAAAACGGGGATACCGGAGGAACGCCCGGTGTAAATTCAAACCCCGGGACAACGCCATCCTATCCGGCGGGTTCTGACGATTCTAAATCTTATAACAAATCAGATGTGACTGAGAATTTCCAGTACAATGAAACAAATAAACAAAGTGAAAAGTCTTTGGGAGAGCTTATTCCAGAGAGATCTTCAGCTGCCATTACTTTATTATACGGCAACAGAGTTGCTGATGATTCAAAGCTTAATGATGAGATGATTACTCAAGTCAAGAATTTAGCCAGTATGGCAACAGGGATTCCTGTGGAAAACATTGCAATTACAAAGCTGAAGGTTCAGCCTCCTGTAGTAGAAACACCTTCTACGGCAGATACATTAAAGAATCTTATATCCAATTATGGTTTACTTGCATTATTGGCATTGATGGTTATAGCTTTTGTGATAATTGCTCTGCCGAAAAAATCAAAGCAGAAATTGGAGCCTGCATTTGCAGTTGATGACGATACTGCAATTACATCTACCAAGTTTGCATATAATGACATTAGACCTGAGCCTGTACCTGAAATTGATACCGAGGAAAGGTCAGAAGTTAAAAAGCAGATTGATAAGTTTGTTAAGCAAAAGCCAGATGCTGTTGCACAGCTTTTAAGAAATTGGTTAACAGATGATTATGAATAG
- the fliE gene encoding flagellar hook-basal body complex protein FliE, which produces MAVDKIGEVQRLIPDNFSLKGINDDKNTPEVSFGDYLKSALTKVSDLENQSNKLQEDFALGKTDNIPEVLIAGEKASVALQFTMQIRNKILDAYSEIMRMQI; this is translated from the coding sequence ATGGCGGTAGACAAGATAGGGGAAGTACAACGATTAATACCTGATAATTTTAGTCTTAAAGGAATTAATGACGATAAAAATACGCCTGAGGTAAGTTTTGGAGATTACTTGAAATCAGCACTTACAAAGGTGTCAGATCTGGAAAATCAATCTAATAAATTACAAGAAGATTTTGCTTTAGGCAAAACGGATAATATTCCCGAAGTTTTAATTGCTGGAGAAAAAGCTAGTGTTGCTCTGCAGTTTACCATGCAAATAAGAAACAAGATTTTAGATGCATATTCTGAAATAATGAGAATGCAGATATAA
- the flgC gene encoding flagellar basal body rod protein FlgC, with protein MGIFSALDISASGLTAQRVRMDTISQNIANANTTRTADGTPYRRREVVFEERSDSNSFSQALDNASNRLNGGNGVRVSSIMEDPTEFKKVYDPGHPDADAEGYVNMPNVDIVTEMVNMISATRSYEANVTSVNATKSMALKALEIGK; from the coding sequence ATGGGTATTTTTAGTGCATTGGATATAAGTGCTTCCGGACTTACTGCACAAAGAGTACGAATGGATACCATTTCTCAGAATATTGCTAACGCAAACACTACAAGAACTGCGGACGGTACTCCGTATAGAAGAAGAGAAGTAGTATTTGAAGAACGTTCAGATTCAAATTCATTTTCTCAGGCCTTGGATAACGCATCAAACAGACTTAATGGCGGTAACGGAGTCAGGGTCAGTAGTATTATGGAAGATCCTACAGAGTTTAAAAAGGTATACGATCCTGGGCATCCTGATGCTGATGCAGAAGGATATGTAAACATGCCAAATGTAGATATTGTTACGGAAATGGTTAATATGATTTCAGCAACAAGATCGTATGAAGCCAATGTTACATCGGTAAATGCCACCAAATCTATGGCTTTGAAAGCTTTGGAGATTGGTAAATAA
- the flgB gene encoding flagellar basal body rod protein FlgB, which produces MIEKLYEKSNLLEKSLNASWARNEVISQNLANVDTPNYKRKDVTFEEYLNDSLDSKKLEGITTDERHIPIKSKNIDKIKPEITQDNSDTSMRIDGNNVDIDSEMAYLAKNTIQYNSLIQMINNNYSKIKNVISEGRR; this is translated from the coding sequence ATGATAGAAAAATTATACGAAAAGAGCAATTTACTTGAAAAGTCTCTAAATGCCTCATGGGCCAGAAACGAGGTTATATCCCAGAATTTGGCTAATGTAGATACTCCGAATTATAAAAGAAAGGATGTTACTTTTGAAGAGTACCTGAATGATTCCCTTGATAGTAAAAAGCTTGAGGGGATTACAACTGATGAAAGGCATATACCTATAAAATCAAAAAATATTGATAAGATTAAGCCTGAAATTACTCAGGACAATTCAGATACGAGTATGCGTATTGATGGAAATAATGTTGATATAGACAGTGAAATGGCTTATCTGGCTAAAAACACCATTCAATATAATTCGCTGATCCAAATGATTAATAATAATTATAGCAAGATTAAAAATGTAATTTCAGAGGGGAGACGCTGA